The genomic region GGATCCCGGGAGCCAAGTGATGACCGAATCATCTGAATATGTCGTGGTCGGCGCAGGCCTGGCCGGCGCCGCCACGGCCTGGCAGCTGGCCTCACGCGGCCACGACGTCACGATCCTGGAACGCACCGTCCCGGCCAGCCACGACGGGAGCTCGCACGGCTCGGCCCGGATCTTCCGCTACGCCTACCCGGACGAGTTCTACACCCGGGCAGTCATCGAGTCCAAGGCCCTGTGGGACGACCTCGACCGGGCCAGCGGCCAGGCGCTGATCAGTCCCTTCGGCGCCGTGGACTACGGGCCCGATCGGCAGCCCGAGGTTCTCGCCCGGGTCCTCGCGGACGCCGGAGTGGAGCACGAACTCCTCAGCGCCGCCGACGCCAGGTCCCGCTGGCCCCAGTTCTCCTTCGACACCCCCGTCCTCTGGCACCCCGGTGCCGGAGTGATCGACGCCGAGAGTGCGGTCCACGCGATGGCCGGCCAGGCGGTGCGGCACGGCGCCCGGCTCCTGACAGGCTGGGACGTCACCAGCGTGACAAAGACCAGCGGCGGTTACCGGCTGGCCTCTGCCGGGGGGAAGGAAATCACTGCCGGCAACGTGATCATCAGCGCCGGCGGCTGGCTGCCGCAGCTGCTGGGCCGGCTCCCGGTGCCGGCCGGGTTCCTGGCCGGCCTGCCGGAGATCACGGTCCGGCAGGAACAGGCCTACCATTTCCGCTACCGCGAGTTCTCCGGCAGTGTGGCCGCCTGGCCGACCTTCATCCACAAGAGCGCCGACATTCAGACCTACGGGCTTCCGGGCGGCCGGGACGCGGGCTTCGCCGGGCAAAAGGTGGCGGAGTACAACGGCGGAAAGTTCATTCCGTCAGCTGCCAGGCAGACCGGAATTGTGGACCCCGCCAACCGCGGCCGGGTGGTGGACTACGTGAAAAAGTACCTCCCCGGACTCGACCCCGAGCCGTACGCGGAAGCCACGTGCCTGTTCACGA from Arthrobacter sp. NicSoilB8 harbors:
- a CDS encoding FAD-dependent oxidoreductase; amino-acid sequence: MTESSEYVVVGAGLAGAATAWQLASRGHDVTILERTVPASHDGSSHGSARIFRYAYPDEFYTRAVIESKALWDDLDRASGQALISPFGAVDYGPDRQPEVLARVLADAGVEHELLSAADARSRWPQFSFDTPVLWHPGAGVIDAESAVHAMAGQAVRHGARLLTGWDVTSVTKTSGGYRLASAGGKEITAGNVIISAGGWLPQLLGRLPVPAGFLAGLPEITVRQEQAYHFRYREFSGSVAAWPTFIHKSADIQTYGLPGGRDAGFAGQKVAEYNGGKFIPSAARQTGIVDPANRGRVVDYVKKYLPGLDPEPYAEATCLFTNTPNEDFLIDRAEGITVLSPCSGHGAKFAPLIGQWAADLATGTGGVPPRFRPATARIGAT